The following coding sequences are from one Psychrobacter sp. AH5 window:
- a CDS encoding roadblock/LC7 domain-containing protein, translated as MRTDSFQQILEDLNSSSADVEASALISNDGLMIASALPTGVDEDRVGAMSAALLSLGDRAGRELARGSIDRIMIQGEKGYVIMTSSGDEAVLTIMAKPNAKLGLIFLDIKRASEALAKLI; from the coding sequence ATGCGTACAGATTCATTTCAACAAATCTTAGAAGATCTCAATAGCTCATCAGCAGACGTTGAAGCATCAGCACTAATATCTAACGATGGCCTGATGATTGCCTCAGCCCTTCCTACGGGTGTTGATGAAGATCGAGTTGGTGCAATGTCAGCCGCACTGCTGTCGTTAGGCGATCGCGCTGGACGCGAATTGGCACGGGGTAGCATTGATCGTATTATGATCCAAGGTGAAAAAGGCTATGTCATCATGACCTCATCTGGTGACGAGGCGGTATTGACTATCATGGCAAAACCAAATGCTAAGCTAGGTCTGATTTTCTTAGATATCAAGCGCGCCTCAGAAGCCTTAGCTAAGCTTATCTAA